A stretch of the Marinobacter sp. JH2 genome encodes the following:
- the dnaG gene encoding DNA primase produces the protein MSGLIPQRFVEDLLDRIDLGELIGSRITLKKAGGNYKACCPFHDEKTPSFNVRPDKGFYHCFGCGAHGDAISFIREFEGLGFTEAVEELAKRAGMEVPYDKVAKQEMQQARTLTDALDFASKFYHSALTSQQGTYAQDYLNQRGLNDDIIARYQIGFAPGTGTALYDAAPRDLKKPLLETKTVSDKYGKPRDLFRNRVMFPIRNTRGKTIAFGGRTLGDDKAKYINSPESDVFHKSREIYGLHEARQATRQLDKLLVVEGYMDVIALAQYGIDYAVATLGTATNQDSLTALLRQVRHIVFCFDGDQAGFRAADRAMENALELIADGLHLQFLMLPEGEDPDTLVRKEGADAFQKRIEGATPLSRFLFDRQSEGLDLELPEHRGELRARAEQLLNKMPRCTLRDAMWHEMLRLCGGRNQWQSRQQNSKNYKAKGWRGERQHRPTEERVDVKLSKDSTLCLALLEAPELATEIKAQADGTRQLEQAGRFARWILDKNIQTRKELIAELATEKQARDRFYNLFDGLEHIPARESTLAAARELLSPNEEAARQQRLATLLRNLAKLNPEQREELRTLSAGTLNPKAEH, from the coding sequence ATGAGCGGACTGATCCCTCAACGCTTTGTTGAAGACCTTCTGGATCGAATTGATCTAGGAGAATTGATTGGATCACGCATCACTCTCAAGAAAGCCGGCGGTAACTACAAAGCCTGCTGCCCATTTCATGACGAGAAGACACCCTCGTTCAACGTTCGGCCCGACAAAGGCTTCTACCACTGCTTTGGCTGCGGCGCTCATGGCGATGCCATCAGTTTTATCCGCGAATTCGAAGGCCTTGGCTTTACAGAAGCCGTAGAAGAACTGGCGAAACGTGCTGGCATGGAAGTGCCTTACGACAAAGTCGCCAAACAGGAAATGCAGCAAGCCCGGACTTTGACCGACGCGCTGGATTTCGCTAGCAAATTTTATCACTCGGCGCTCACCAGCCAACAAGGCACTTACGCACAGGATTACCTGAATCAACGCGGTCTGAACGATGACATCATCGCACGTTATCAGATCGGCTTTGCACCAGGTACTGGCACCGCTTTGTATGACGCAGCACCGAGAGATCTGAAAAAGCCCTTGCTGGAAACCAAAACCGTTTCCGACAAGTACGGCAAACCAAGAGACCTGTTCCGCAACCGGGTGATGTTCCCGATTCGGAACACTCGCGGCAAAACCATCGCGTTTGGCGGCCGCACACTGGGCGACGATAAAGCCAAGTACATCAACTCGCCGGAATCAGACGTATTCCATAAAAGTCGCGAGATTTACGGCCTACACGAAGCCCGGCAAGCCACACGCCAGCTGGATAAACTGCTGGTAGTAGAAGGCTACATGGATGTCATCGCACTGGCCCAGTACGGCATCGATTACGCCGTTGCAACACTGGGCACCGCGACCAACCAAGACAGTTTGACCGCCTTACTTCGGCAAGTACGGCACATTGTCTTTTGTTTTGACGGCGACCAGGCAGGCTTCCGAGCCGCTGATCGGGCCATGGAAAACGCACTGGAATTGATCGCCGACGGCCTGCACCTTCAGTTTTTGATGCTGCCCGAAGGCGAAGACCCGGACACACTCGTCCGAAAGGAAGGCGCAGACGCATTCCAAAAACGAATTGAAGGTGCGACACCGCTCTCGCGTTTTTTGTTTGATCGCCAGAGCGAAGGGTTGGATCTCGAACTCCCAGAACACCGGGGTGAGCTCAGAGCCAGAGCCGAACAACTGTTGAACAAAATGCCCCGCTGCACACTGCGGGACGCTATGTGGCACGAAATGCTGCGGTTATGCGGCGGCCGCAATCAGTGGCAGAGCCGCCAGCAAAACAGTAAAAACTACAAAGCAAAAGGCTGGCGCGGAGAACGCCAGCACCGCCCAACCGAAGAGCGGGTGGACGTAAAGCTCAGTAAAGACAGTACATTGTGTTTAGCCTTGCTGGAAGCGCCTGAGCTGGCCACTGAAATCAAGGCACAAGCCGACGGCACACGGCAACTGGAGCAAGCGGGACGATTTGCCCGCTGGATTCTGGATAAAAACATTCAAACCCGCAAAGAACTGATTGCGGAGTTAGCGACAGAAAAACAGGCCCGCGACAGGTTTTACAACCTGTTCGACGGACTGGAGCACATCCCGGCACGGGAGAGCACACTGGCAGCAGCCAGAGAGCTACTTAGCCCGAACGAAGAAGCCGCGCGCCAGCAAAGACTGGCAACATTGCTCCGGAACTTGGCCAAGCTCAACCCGGAACAACGGGAAGAGCTACGAACGCTCAGCGCGGGTACG